From Micromonospora echinospora, one genomic window encodes:
- a CDS encoding class I SAM-dependent methyltransferase, whose translation MRDRLAPPSHRPPVLPPNDPRQYDDLAGEWWRPDGAFAMLHWLAEARAALVPPARRPGALLVDLGCGAGLLAPHLAGKGYRHVGVDLTRSALEQAATHGVTAVNADVTAVPLADGCADVVAAGEVLEHVPEWRRAVAEACRLLRPGGLLVLDTLNATVLSRLVAVRIGERLPAVPRGIHDPRLFVDDRELVRECARHDVALRVRGIRPQVAGVAAWLLRRSVPALAPITSRVGRRPRMVPTRSTAVLYQGRGVRRG comes from the coding sequence GACCCTCGGCAGTACGACGACCTGGCCGGCGAGTGGTGGCGGCCGGACGGGGCGTTCGCGATGCTGCACTGGCTCGCCGAGGCCCGTGCCGCGCTGGTGCCGCCCGCCCGTCGGCCCGGCGCGCTCCTGGTCGACCTGGGCTGCGGGGCCGGACTGCTCGCGCCGCACCTGGCCGGCAAGGGCTACCGGCACGTGGGGGTGGACCTGACCCGTTCCGCCCTGGAACAGGCCGCCACGCACGGCGTCACGGCGGTCAACGCCGACGTCACGGCGGTCCCGTTGGCGGACGGCTGCGCGGACGTGGTGGCCGCCGGTGAGGTGCTGGAGCACGTGCCCGAATGGCGGCGGGCGGTGGCCGAGGCGTGCCGCCTGCTGCGTCCCGGCGGGCTGCTCGTGCTGGACACGCTCAACGCCACCGTCCTGAGTCGCCTGGTCGCGGTCCGGATCGGTGAGCGACTCCCGGCGGTGCCGCGCGGCATCCACGACCCCCGCCTCTTCGTCGACGACCGCGAACTGGTGCGCGAGTGCGCGCGGCACGACGTGGCGCTGCGGGTACGCGGCATCCGTCCGCAGGTCGCCGGGGTGGCGGCCTGGCTGCTCCGGCGGTCCGTGCCGGCGCTGGCCCCGATCACGTCCCGGGTGGGCCGGCGGCCCCGGATGGTGCCCACCCGCTCCACCGCCGTGCTCTACCAGGGCAGGGGCGTCCGGCGGGGGTAG
- a CDS encoding type III polyketide synthase yields the protein MAVPVIAGLGTAQPSSADQDELWTGFFAGHYSGATRALARRIFANSGVSRRQAAVSPLLEDVSEWPTERRMRRYQVEALPLGREAAGRALAAAGLAAGDVGLFVVCSCTGYATPGLDIMLARDLGMAPDTQRMFVGHMGCYAALPGLGAAGDFVAARGRPALLLCAELTSLHIQPVAARVDTQQIVSHALFSDAAVAAVLVPDGRGYALREVTALTDTSTADHMTWEVTDTGFRMGLSPKVPQVLSKHVRGLADGLIARHGADRSGVDGWAVHPGGPRILDVVERELALPERALAASRETLAGHGNCSSPTVLLILDRLLRQPVPPQRVVMLAFGPGLTLYAALLERQD from the coding sequence ATGGCCGTCCCGGTGATCGCGGGTCTCGGTACGGCGCAGCCGTCGTCGGCCGATCAGGACGAACTGTGGACGGGCTTCTTCGCCGGTCACTACTCCGGTGCCACCCGGGCGTTGGCCCGGCGGATCTTCGCCAACTCGGGGGTGAGTCGTCGGCAGGCGGCGGTCAGCCCGTTGCTGGAGGACGTCTCGGAGTGGCCGACGGAGCGACGGATGCGCCGCTACCAGGTCGAGGCGCTGCCGCTCGGTCGGGAGGCGGCCGGCCGGGCGCTCGCCGCAGCCGGGCTCGCCGCCGGTGACGTCGGGCTCTTCGTGGTCTGTTCCTGCACCGGGTACGCCACCCCGGGGCTGGACATCATGCTCGCCCGCGACCTGGGGATGGCGCCGGACACCCAACGCATGTTCGTCGGGCACATGGGCTGCTACGCGGCGCTTCCCGGCCTCGGCGCGGCGGGTGACTTCGTCGCCGCCCGGGGCCGGCCGGCGCTGCTGCTCTGCGCCGAGCTGACCAGCCTGCACATCCAGCCCGTCGCGGCCCGGGTGGACACCCAGCAGATCGTCTCCCACGCGCTCTTCTCGGACGCCGCGGTCGCCGCCGTGCTCGTGCCCGACGGCCGGGGGTACGCGCTGCGTGAGGTGACCGCCCTGACCGACACCTCCACCGCCGACCACATGACCTGGGAGGTCACCGACACCGGCTTCCGGATGGGACTCTCCCCGAAGGTCCCGCAGGTGCTCTCGAAGCACGTCCGGGGCCTGGCCGACGGCCTGATCGCCCGGCACGGCGCCGACCGGTCCGGGGTGGACGGTTGGGCGGTGCACCCCGGCGGGCCACGCATCCTCGACGTGGTGGAGCGGGAACTGGCGCTGCCGGAGCGGGCCCTGGCCGCCTCCCGGGAGACCCTGGCCGGGCACGGCAACTGCTCCTCGCCGACGGTGCTGCTGATTCTCGACCGGCTGCTCCGGCAGCCCGTGCCGCCGCAGCGGGTCGTCATGCTCGCCTTCGGCCCCGGCCTGACCCTCTACGCCGCCCTGCTCGAACGCCAGGACTGA
- a CDS encoding CarD family transcriptional regulator, which translates to MVFSVGETVVYPHHGAALIEAIETRVIKGEPKQYLVLRVAQGDLTVRVPAENAEIVGVREVVGEEGLGKVFDVLRAPHTEEPTNWSRRYKANLEKLASGNPLKVAEVVRDLWRRERERGLSAGEKRMLAKARDILVGEVALAEKSTKDEAETLLDKVLTEA; encoded by the coding sequence ATGGTTTTCAGTGTCGGCGAGACCGTTGTTTACCCCCACCACGGGGCCGCACTCATCGAGGCAATCGAGACTCGGGTCATCAAGGGTGAGCCTAAGCAGTACCTCGTCCTGAGGGTTGCGCAGGGTGACCTCACGGTCCGGGTGCCCGCTGAGAACGCCGAGATCGTGGGCGTGCGCGAGGTGGTCGGCGAAGAGGGCCTGGGCAAGGTCTTCGACGTCCTCCGCGCTCCGCACACCGAGGAGCCGACCAACTGGTCGCGGCGTTACAAGGCGAATCTGGAGAAGCTGGCCTCCGGTAACCCGCTGAAGGTGGCCGAGGTCGTCCGCGACCTGTGGCGGCGGGAGCGCGAGCGGGGCCTCTCCGCTGGCGAGAAGCGGATGCTGGCCAAGGCCCGGGACATTCTCGTCGGCGAGGTCGCGCTGGCCGAGAAGAGCACCAAGGACGAGGCGGAGACGCTGCTCGACAAGGTTCTGACCGAGGCCTAG
- the ispD gene encoding 2-C-methyl-D-erythritol 4-phosphate cytidylyltransferase, protein MTAQLNPCGDVAVLVPAAGAGIRLGPGAPKALRPLAGEPLLVHAVRRIAAAPSVHTIVVAAPVADVPAVRDLLAPVAPVTVVPGGAQRQDSVAAALAAVPAGPGIVLVHDAARALVPAELVESVAAAVRSGHDAVIPVLPVVDTVKEVSADEVVRGTVDRSVLRAVQTPQGFRRAVLAAAHAAAVDPLTDDAGLVEKQGVPVVCVPGSEYAMKITRPFDLALAEHLLTVRV, encoded by the coding sequence GTGACCGCGCAGCTCAATCCGTGCGGTGACGTCGCGGTCCTCGTGCCTGCGGCCGGTGCCGGGATCCGGCTCGGCCCCGGCGCTCCCAAGGCGCTCCGGCCGCTGGCCGGTGAACCTCTGCTCGTGCACGCGGTACGCCGGATCGCCGCCGCGCCGTCGGTGCACACGATCGTGGTCGCCGCGCCGGTCGCCGACGTCCCCGCCGTCCGGGACCTGCTCGCCCCGGTCGCCCCGGTCACCGTCGTTCCCGGCGGGGCGCAGCGGCAGGACTCGGTCGCCGCCGCGCTGGCCGCTGTGCCGGCCGGTCCCGGGATCGTCCTCGTGCACGACGCGGCCCGTGCTCTCGTCCCCGCCGAACTCGTCGAGTCGGTCGCCGCGGCGGTCCGCTCCGGGCACGACGCGGTCATCCCCGTCCTGCCGGTGGTGGACACCGTCAAGGAGGTCTCCGCCGACGAGGTGGTGCGGGGCACGGTCGACCGGTCCGTCCTGCGGGCCGTGCAGACGCCACAGGGCTTCCGCCGGGCGGTGCTGGCCGCCGCGCACGCCGCCGCCGTCGACCCGCTGACCGACGACGCTGGACTGGTCGAGAAGCAGGGCGTCCCGGTGGTTTGCGTGCCCGGTTCCGAGTACGCCATGAAGATCACCCGGCCGTTCGACCTGGCGCTGGCCGAGCACCTGCTGACCGTACGCGTCTGA
- the ispF gene encoding 2-C-methyl-D-erythritol 2,4-cyclodiphosphate synthase — protein sequence MIVPRVAVGTDIHAFAPGRPCWLAGLHWPGEVGLAGHSDADVVAHAACNALLSAAGLGDLGANYGVAEPEWAGASGIALLTESARRVRAAGFEIGNVSVQVVGNRPKIGPRRDEAQRVLTEAVGAPVSLAAATTDGLGFTGRGEGLAGVAVALVYPLDPPAPAGQANASGAAHEHGGEDDPA from the coding sequence ATGATCGTTCCCCGGGTGGCCGTCGGCACCGACATCCACGCCTTCGCGCCCGGTCGCCCCTGCTGGCTGGCCGGGCTGCACTGGCCCGGCGAGGTCGGGCTGGCCGGCCACTCCGACGCCGACGTGGTCGCCCACGCGGCCTGCAACGCGCTCCTCTCCGCCGCCGGCCTCGGCGACCTGGGCGCCAACTACGGCGTCGCCGAACCGGAGTGGGCGGGAGCCTCCGGTATCGCCCTGCTCACCGAGAGCGCCCGCCGGGTGCGCGCTGCCGGCTTCGAGATCGGCAACGTCTCGGTGCAGGTGGTCGGCAACCGTCCGAAGATCGGCCCCCGCCGGGACGAGGCGCAGCGGGTGCTCACCGAGGCGGTCGGCGCACCAGTGTCGCTGGCCGCCGCGACCACCGACGGACTCGGCTTCACCGGCCGGGGAGAGGGGCTGGCCGGCGTCGCGGTGGCCCTGGTGTACCCGCTGGACCCGCCCGCCCCGGCCGGTCAGGCGAACGCCTCCGGCGCCGCACACGAGCACGGCGGCGAGGACGACCCGGCATGA
- a CDS encoding tetratricopeptide repeat protein translates to MTEETESAESYLQRAQLLAELGRYDEAAGELAHLLARDPTHAPALTMLARVHLAAGRAAESLTAAESAAAAAPGVVEPLVARGLALSDLERYAEAARTADEILALGPDDAYAQRSAAAILAGARNGQPALNAAWRGVELAPEEPQAHLVLGLVAARLELFDLAERAYSEALRLDPELGEAQHDIGVIRLEQRRYAEALEHLAAAASISPGRVDSGRTISDGLRRLVLYGAGWSLVATVLVACLAAGSGGLSRGFAAVAALGGALVVWRYAAKVPNLTSAILPGLLRTDRTLALAVYAVAAAPALILLYALVGTPWPLVLAIAATAVAELAVFSRPVR, encoded by the coding sequence ATGACCGAGGAGACCGAGTCCGCGGAGAGTTACCTCCAACGCGCCCAACTCCTCGCCGAGTTGGGCCGCTACGACGAGGCGGCCGGCGAACTCGCCCACCTGCTCGCCCGGGACCCGACCCACGCCCCGGCGTTGACCATGCTGGCCCGGGTGCACCTGGCGGCCGGCCGCGCCGCCGAGTCGCTCACCGCCGCCGAGTCGGCCGCGGCAGCCGCGCCCGGCGTGGTCGAACCCCTGGTCGCGCGGGGACTGGCCCTGTCCGACCTGGAGCGGTACGCCGAGGCCGCCCGTACCGCTGACGAGATCCTGGCGCTCGGGCCGGACGACGCGTACGCCCAGCGCAGCGCGGCGGCGATCCTGGCCGGCGCGCGCAACGGACAGCCGGCGCTCAACGCGGCGTGGCGCGGGGTGGAACTGGCCCCCGAGGAGCCGCAGGCGCACCTGGTGCTCGGCCTGGTCGCCGCCCGGCTGGAACTGTTCGACCTGGCCGAGCGGGCGTACTCCGAGGCGTTGCGCCTCGACCCGGAACTGGGCGAGGCGCAGCACGACATCGGCGTCATCCGGCTGGAGCAGCGGCGCTACGCCGAAGCGCTGGAGCACCTGGCCGCCGCTGCGTCGATCAGCCCCGGCCGGGTCGACTCGGGGCGGACCATCTCCGACGGGTTACGCCGGCTGGTGCTCTACGGCGCCGGCTGGTCCCTGGTGGCCACCGTCCTGGTGGCCTGCCTGGCCGCCGGGAGCGGCGGGCTGTCCCGGGGCTTCGCGGCGGTCGCCGCGCTCGGCGGGGCGCTGGTGGTGTGGCGGTACGCCGCGAAGGTGCCCAACCTGACCAGCGCGATCCTTCCCGGCCTGCTGCGCACCGACCGGACGCTGGCCCTGGCCGTGTACGCGGTGGCCGCCGCGCCCGCCCTGATCCTGCTCTACGCCCTGGTCGGCACCCCCTGGCCGTTGGTGCTGGCGATCGCGGCGACGGCGGTCGCCGAACTCGCCGTGTTCTCCCGCCCGGTGCGCTGA
- a CDS encoding homogentisate 1,2-dioxygenase → MPYYRSVGEVPRKRHTQFRQPDGSLYAEELMGQEGFSSDSSLLYHRYAPTAIVAAEEFTPPAVTRVPNLPLKPRHLRTHKLDGGPADPVLGRRYLLANDDVRIAYVLADRPSPLFRDATGDHCLYVESGSLQVESTFGVLDAVAGDYVVIPTSTIHRLVPTGDEPARLLAIEAAGHVGPPKRYLSVRGQFLEHSPYCERDVRGPDAPLLVDGEEVEVLVRHRRGWTRYVYAHHPFDVVGWDGHLYPWAFSIHDFEPITGRIHQPPPVHQTFQGPNFVICSFVPRKVDYHPDAIPVPYNHHNVDSDEMLFYTGGNYEARRGSGIEQGSISLHPSGFTHGPQPGAAERSIGADYFDELAVMVDTFRPLDLCDAAAECEDPGYAWTWARRP, encoded by the coding sequence ATGCCGTACTACCGCAGCGTCGGAGAGGTGCCGCGCAAGCGCCACACCCAGTTCCGCCAGCCCGACGGCAGCCTGTACGCCGAGGAACTGATGGGTCAGGAAGGCTTCTCCTCCGACTCGTCCCTGCTCTACCACCGGTACGCCCCTACCGCGATCGTCGCCGCCGAGGAGTTCACCCCACCGGCGGTGACCCGGGTGCCGAACCTGCCGCTGAAGCCCCGCCACCTGCGCACCCACAAGCTCGACGGCGGCCCCGCCGACCCGGTGCTGGGCCGGCGGTACCTGCTCGCCAACGACGACGTACGGATCGCGTACGTGCTCGCCGACCGGCCGTCGCCGCTGTTCCGGGACGCCACCGGCGACCACTGCCTCTACGTCGAGTCCGGCTCGCTCCAGGTGGAGTCGACGTTCGGCGTGCTCGACGCGGTCGCCGGCGACTACGTCGTCATCCCCACCTCGACGATCCACCGCCTGGTGCCCACCGGCGACGAGCCGGCCCGACTGCTGGCGATCGAGGCGGCCGGGCACGTCGGCCCGCCCAAGCGCTACCTCTCGGTCCGGGGGCAGTTCCTGGAGCACTCCCCGTACTGCGAACGCGACGTCCGGGGGCCGGACGCGCCGCTGCTGGTCGACGGCGAGGAGGTGGAGGTCCTGGTCCGGCACCGGCGCGGCTGGACGCGGTACGTCTACGCCCACCACCCGTTCGACGTGGTCGGCTGGGACGGGCACCTCTACCCCTGGGCGTTCTCCATCCACGACTTCGAGCCGATCACCGGTCGGATCCACCAGCCCCCGCCGGTGCACCAGACCTTCCAGGGGCCGAACTTCGTGATCTGCTCGTTCGTGCCGCGCAAGGTCGACTACCACCCGGACGCGATCCCGGTGCCGTACAACCACCACAACGTCGACTCCGACGAGATGCTCTTCTACACCGGCGGCAACTATGAGGCCCGGCGCGGCTCCGGCATCGAGCAGGGGTCGATCTCGCTGCACCCGTCCGGCTTCACGCACGGTCCCCAGCCGGGCGCGGCGGAACGCTCGATCGGCGCCGACTACTTCGACGAACTCGCCGTCATGGTCGACACCTTCCGCCCGCTGGACCTCTGCGACGCGGCGGCCGAGTGCGAGGACCCGGGCTACGCCTGGACCTGGGCCCGCCGTCCCTGA
- the fahA gene encoding fumarylacetoacetase — translation MSWVTGAAGSPYGVTNLPYGVFRHGGREPRIGVRVADLVLDLTGAEEAGLVLAAGAFGRPTLNDFMALGRPQWTAVRQRLVELLTDPQHRPAVEPLLVPLAEVEMALPFEVADYVDFYSSEHHASNVGQIFRPGQPPLLPNWKHLPVGYHGRAGTVVVSGTPVVRPCGQRAADGPVFGPSVRLDIEAEVGFVVGVGSPLGHRVSADDLTDHVFGVVLVNDWSARDIQAWEYQPLGPFLGKSFATSISAWVTPLDALADAFVPAPEQDPTVLDYLRDVPHRGLDLRLTVEWNGERVSEPPFAGMYWTPAQQLAHLTVNGASLRTGDLYASGTVSGPERGQAGSFLELTWGGSEPVRVGDGTRTFLEDGDTVTVTATAPGPDGTVIALGEVTGTILPAT, via the coding sequence ATGAGCTGGGTGACGGGTGCCGCGGGGTCGCCGTACGGCGTGACGAACCTGCCGTACGGAGTGTTCCGGCACGGCGGGCGGGAACCCCGGATCGGCGTACGCGTCGCGGATCTCGTGCTCGACCTGACCGGCGCGGAGGAGGCCGGGCTGGTGCTGGCCGCCGGGGCGTTCGGTCGGCCCACGCTGAACGACTTCATGGCGCTCGGGCGTCCGCAGTGGACGGCCGTCCGGCAGCGTCTGGTCGAGCTGCTCACCGACCCGCAGCACCGGCCGGCGGTGGAGCCGCTGCTGGTGCCGCTCGCCGAGGTGGAGATGGCCCTGCCGTTCGAGGTCGCCGACTACGTCGACTTCTACTCGTCGGAGCACCACGCGTCGAACGTCGGGCAGATCTTCCGCCCCGGCCAGCCGCCGCTGCTGCCGAACTGGAAGCACCTGCCGGTCGGGTACCACGGCCGGGCCGGCACGGTGGTGGTCTCCGGCACGCCGGTGGTCCGCCCGTGCGGGCAGCGCGCCGCCGACGGTCCGGTCTTCGGCCCCTCCGTGCGCCTCGACATCGAGGCCGAGGTCGGCTTCGTGGTGGGCGTCGGTTCGCCGTTGGGCCACCGGGTCTCCGCCGACGACCTCACCGACCACGTCTTCGGCGTGGTGCTGGTCAACGACTGGTCGGCGCGGGACATCCAGGCGTGGGAGTACCAGCCCCTCGGCCCGTTCCTCGGCAAGTCCTTCGCCACCTCGATCTCGGCCTGGGTCACCCCGTTGGACGCGCTCGCCGACGCCTTCGTGCCGGCCCCGGAACAGGACCCGACCGTGCTCGACTACCTGCGGGACGTCCCGCACCGGGGACTGGACCTGCGGCTGACCGTGGAGTGGAACGGCGAGCGGGTCAGCGAGCCACCCTTCGCCGGTATGTACTGGACCCCGGCCCAGCAGCTCGCCCACCTGACCGTCAACGGCGCGTCGCTGCGGACCGGCGACCTGTACGCCTCGGGTACCGTGTCCGGCCCCGAGCGTGGCCAGGCCGGCTCGTTCCTGGAGCTGACCTGGGGTGGCAGCGAGCCGGTCCGGGTCGGCGACGGGACCCGCACCTTCCTGGAGGACGGGGACACGGTCACCGTGACGGCCACCGCGCCCGGCCCGGACGGCACCGTCATCGCACTCGGCGAGGTGACCGGCACCATCCTCCCCGCCACCTGA
- a CDS encoding DUF397 domain-containing protein — protein MNDLVGAVWRKSSRSNDQGLCVEVADNVVATLGVVGVRDSKDLTGPTLAVSPPGWSAFVAGLRRGELRP, from the coding sequence ATGAACGATCTCGTCGGCGCCGTCTGGCGCAAGAGCAGCCGCTCCAACGACCAGGGGCTCTGCGTGGAGGTGGCGGACAACGTGGTCGCCACCCTCGGCGTGGTCGGCGTGCGTGACTCCAAGGACCTGACCGGTCCCACGCTCGCGGTCAGCCCGCCGGGGTGGTCGGCGTTCGTCGCCGGGCTGCGTAGGGGAGAACTGCGGCCCTGA
- a CDS encoding PQQ-binding-like beta-propeller repeat protein — translation MGIPKGRRRIVVAVAALLVAGLAAATVYRVLAPAEVVTVARGERPSAVEPEVGPVGRFSTAPLIVDGRLRVYATTRQVWADEPVDDRQRNTPYWSYRRWPAQLNGVVAAGTTVVSRWSDGRLVALDADTGRVAWQADAPAPQEGYTGRRTGAGTVWQPSGLHTATGPGGTVVVVVGDRQLQGTDLTTGRQLWRADVDPGCRTDVGTTVAGLLATLDRCAGSPVVEFRAATSGAVVERWSPPGAGAEVIVTPTGCTTARSNCGGLHITETGSADPGGGGAAGEDGGRGWLVDGRSPVAALGLDRAGTVLVGEVGVSVVDGMVVARSALTGDELWRRVDLGPGTTVVAAQPGRVHLLTGEKELVTLDPADGVERSRFRFTVGRDGTGWTPGLGYAAGGYVGLERLRTPVDASGDDQRYYAMAEPVVLAAI, via the coding sequence ATGGGGATCCCGAAGGGCCGGCGGCGGATCGTCGTCGCGGTCGCGGCGCTGCTCGTCGCCGGGCTGGCCGCCGCCACCGTGTACCGGGTGCTCGCCCCGGCCGAGGTCGTCACCGTGGCCCGTGGGGAACGGCCGTCGGCGGTCGAGCCGGAGGTCGGTCCGGTCGGGCGCTTCTCCACCGCCCCGCTGATCGTCGACGGTCGGCTGCGGGTGTACGCGACGACCCGGCAGGTCTGGGCCGACGAGCCGGTCGACGACCGCCAACGGAACACCCCGTACTGGTCGTACCGGCGGTGGCCGGCCCAGCTCAACGGGGTGGTGGCCGCCGGGACGACGGTGGTGAGCCGTTGGTCGGACGGGCGGCTGGTGGCCCTCGACGCCGACACCGGCCGGGTCGCCTGGCAGGCGGACGCCCCCGCCCCGCAGGAGGGCTACACGGGGCGGCGTACCGGCGCGGGAACCGTCTGGCAGCCGTCCGGCCTGCACACCGCCACCGGTCCGGGCGGGACGGTGGTGGTCGTCGTCGGCGACCGGCAGTTGCAGGGAACCGACCTGACCACCGGTCGGCAGCTCTGGCGGGCCGACGTCGACCCTGGTTGCCGTACCGATGTCGGGACCACCGTCGCGGGTCTCCTCGCCACGCTGGACCGGTGCGCGGGCAGCCCGGTCGTCGAGTTCCGCGCTGCCACCAGCGGCGCGGTGGTCGAACGCTGGAGCCCGCCGGGGGCGGGCGCGGAGGTGATCGTCACCCCGACCGGATGCACCACCGCCCGTTCGAACTGCGGCGGTCTGCACATCACCGAGACCGGGAGCGCCGACCCGGGCGGCGGGGGCGCGGCCGGCGAGGACGGTGGCCGGGGCTGGCTGGTCGACGGCAGGTCGCCCGTGGCCGCCCTGGGCCTCGACCGCGCCGGCACGGTGCTCGTCGGGGAGGTCGGTGTCTCGGTGGTCGACGGGATGGTGGTGGCCCGCTCGGCGCTCACCGGCGACGAGCTGTGGCGTCGGGTCGACCTCGGCCCGGGAACCACGGTGGTCGCCGCGCAGCCGGGCCGCGTGCACCTGCTGACCGGGGAGAAGGAACTGGTCACCCTCGACCCGGCCGACGGCGTCGAGCGGTCCCGCTTCCGGTTCACGGTCGGTCGTGACGGGACGGGCTGGACGCCGGGGCTGGGCTACGCGGCCGGCGGGTACGTCGGGCTGGAGCGTCTGCGTACCCCGGTCGACGCGTCCGGGGACGACCAGCGGTACTACGCGATGGCCGAGCCGGTGGTGCTTGCCGCGATCTGA
- the hisC gene encoding histidinol-phosphate transaminase, with translation MTDTGRREPPIRLTRADLDALPNYVPGRSPADLARELGIPEAIKLASNEVPYGPLPGVVEAIAEAAAGSHRYPDMGVVALHSALAERYGVTPEQIVTGCGSVALAEHLVRATCLPGDEVVYSWRSFEAYPIVVATSGATSVPVPNLPDHGHDLAAMAAAVTDRTRMVVVCNPNNPTGTFLRRPELERFLDAVPDDVLVVIDEAYREFVTDPEVPDGLGYVDRPNVAVLRTLSKAWGLAGMRVGFMVAQPAVAAAVRKVVTPFSINAPAQAAALAALAQADEVERRCALVVAERDRVTEALRAFVPDLPTSQGNFVWLPLGEGAITFAKACEARGVIVRPFPGDGVRMTIGTPAENDAFLAVVESALSKEIGR, from the coding sequence ATGACCGACACCGGCCGCCGCGAGCCCCCGATCCGGCTCACCCGCGCCGACCTCGACGCGCTGCCCAACTACGTTCCCGGCCGCAGCCCGGCCGACCTGGCCCGGGAGCTGGGCATCCCGGAGGCCATCAAGCTGGCGAGCAACGAGGTGCCCTACGGCCCGCTGCCCGGTGTGGTGGAGGCGATCGCCGAGGCCGCCGCCGGGTCGCACCGCTACCCCGACATGGGCGTGGTGGCGCTGCACTCCGCCCTCGCCGAGCGGTACGGCGTGACGCCGGAGCAGATCGTCACCGGTTGCGGTTCGGTGGCGCTCGCCGAGCACCTGGTGCGGGCCACCTGCCTCCCCGGCGACGAGGTGGTCTACTCGTGGCGCTCCTTCGAGGCGTACCCGATCGTCGTGGCGACCAGCGGGGCGACCAGCGTGCCGGTGCCCAACCTGCCGGACCACGGGCACGACCTGGCCGCGATGGCGGCGGCGGTGACCGACCGGACCCGGATGGTGGTGGTCTGCAACCCGAACAACCCCACCGGCACCTTCCTGCGCCGGCCCGAGTTGGAGCGCTTCCTCGACGCCGTGCCGGACGACGTGCTGGTGGTGATCGACGAGGCGTACCGGGAGTTCGTCACCGACCCGGAGGTGCCGGACGGTCTCGGCTACGTCGACCGGCCCAACGTGGCGGTGCTGCGCACCCTGTCGAAGGCGTGGGGGCTGGCCGGGATGCGGGTGGGTTTCATGGTTGCCCAGCCGGCGGTGGCCGCCGCCGTACGGAAGGTGGTCACCCCGTTCTCGATCAACGCGCCCGCCCAGGCCGCCGCGCTGGCCGCGCTGGCCCAGGCCGACGAGGTCGAGCGCCGGTGCGCGCTGGTCGTCGCCGAGCGGGACCGGGTCACCGAGGCGCTGCGCGCGTTCGTGCCGGACCTTCCGACCAGCCAGGGCAACTTCGTCTGGCTGCCGCTGGGCGAGGGGGCGATCACGTTCGCCAAGGCGTGCGAGGCGCGCGGCGTGATCGTCCGCCCGTTCCCCGGTGACGGCGTCCGGATGACCATCGGCACCCCGGCGGAGAACGACGCCTTCCTGGCGGTGGTCGAGTCGGCACTCAGCAAGGAGATTGGGCGGTAA
- a CDS encoding RDD family protein, whose translation MSVQPGWYVDPADPETQRYWDGEGWIGAPISADATPPEGPPPAEPAPAPTPTEPAPATPAAGPGPATPTSAPPPAGPVTGPPWPGPTGPPTPPSPAPGAQPTGPWPPPGYAPPPGHHPPPPYVFPPGHVPPPGWPHPGYPVRPPEPRPHGLALAGYGPRFLARLIDFGIVFLLNAVVNGWFVWRFMQEMSPVWREFWARVSSGSTSTEPLPQPGDQAGGLQVAILLLATALWFAYEVPSMASGGQTFGKRVMGIRAVPVAGDQPLGFGRSFRRWNTLGLPTLLWYCCGLGLLLQLLDALSPLFDHPLRQALHDKRAQTVVVQVPRPTPTRAEAHDRPEGDAE comes from the coding sequence GTGAGTGTGCAACCCGGCTGGTACGTCGACCCTGCCGACCCCGAGACCCAGCGCTACTGGGATGGCGAGGGGTGGATCGGCGCGCCGATATCCGCCGACGCTACCCCACCCGAGGGACCACCGCCGGCCGAACCGGCACCCGCCCCGACCCCGACCGAACCGGCACCGGCCACCCCGGCGGCCGGTCCGGGCCCAGCCACGCCGACCTCCGCGCCGCCCCCGGCCGGTCCGGTCACCGGCCCCCCGTGGCCCGGCCCCACCGGGCCGCCGACACCCCCGTCACCGGCCCCCGGGGCGCAGCCGACGGGGCCGTGGCCGCCGCCCGGGTACGCTCCCCCGCCCGGCCACCATCCCCCGCCGCCGTACGTATTCCCGCCCGGTCACGTCCCGCCGCCCGGCTGGCCGCACCCCGGGTACCCGGTACGCCCCCCCGAGCCGCGCCCGCACGGCCTGGCCCTGGCCGGGTACGGTCCCCGCTTCCTCGCCCGCCTGATCGACTTCGGCATCGTGTTCCTGCTGAACGCGGTGGTGAACGGCTGGTTCGTCTGGCGGTTCATGCAGGAGATGTCGCCGGTCTGGCGGGAGTTCTGGGCCCGGGTGTCGAGCGGCTCCACGTCCACCGAACCGCTGCCTCAGCCGGGCGACCAGGCCGGTGGTCTCCAGGTGGCGATCCTGCTGCTCGCGACCGCCCTCTGGTTCGCCTACGAGGTCCCGTCGATGGCCAGCGGGGGGCAGACCTTCGGCAAGCGGGTGATGGGCATCCGCGCGGTGCCGGTCGCCGGTGACCAGCCGCTCGGCTTCGGCCGGTCCTTCCGGCGCTGGAACACCCTCGGCCTGCCCACCCTGCTCTGGTACTGCTGCGGCCTCGGTCTGCTGCTCCAGCTCCTCGACGCCCTGTCCCCTCTCTTCGACCATCCGCTGCGCCAGGCGCTGCACGACAAGCGCGCGCAGACCGTGGTCGTCCAGGTGCCTCGTCCCACCCCCACCCGTGCCGAAGCGCACGACCGCCCAGAGGGAGATGCCGAATGA